A window of Ranitomeya variabilis isolate aRanVar5 chromosome 2, aRanVar5.hap1, whole genome shotgun sequence contains these coding sequences:
- the CFL1 gene encoding cofilin-1, producing MASGVMVSDVVVEIFNAMKVRKSCTSEEAKKRLKAVIFCLSPDKKTIIPEEGKQILVGDCGEKIGDPYKYFVEMLPCDDCRYALYDCCYETKETRKEDLVFFFWAPEEAPLKSKMIYASSKDAIKKKFAGCKHEVQVNNRADIRDRCTLAEKLGGNTVTSVEGIPL from the exons ATG GCCTCTGGAGTGATGGTTTCCGATGTTGTCGTTGAAATCTTCAATGCAATGAAGGTTCGCAAGTCCTGTACTTCTGAGGAGGCAAAGAAGCGCCTGAAGGCTGTCATATTCTGCCTGAGTCCTGACAAGAAAACAATTATTCCAGAAGAAGGCAAACAGATCTTAGTAGGAGATTGTGGTGAAAAAATCGGCGATCCCTACAAGTACTTTGTGGAAATGCTACCCTGTGATGACTGCCGCTATGCGCTATATGACTGCTGCTATGAAACAAAGGAGACTAGGAAGGAGGACCTTGTCTTTTTCTTCTG GGCTCCTGAAGAAGCTCCACTGAAAAGCAAAATGATATATGCCAGTTCTAAAGATGCAATCAAGAAGAAATTTGCAG GTTGTAAGCACGAGGTGCAGGTAAACAACAGAGCTGATATAAGAGACCGTTGTACCCTGGCTGAGAAACTTGGTGGCAACACTGTCACCTCTGTGGAAGGAATACCTCTGTGA